From the genome of Cytobacillus firmus, one region includes:
- a CDS encoding response regulator transcription factor produces MARILYIEDESDIGSWLKNDLGERGHEVIWLQSGEGMEGFLSEADMAILDVMLPGLDGFSIGKRIKKVKNDMPVLMLSARTAVEDKLEGLSFADDYLTKPFQPDELAARIEVLLRRFQKNDQVLKLHHLQVHTKDMRIIDREADGEIQLTGKQYQLFQFFIRHLNQILTKEQLYEGVWGEQYMEGDKTLMVHIRYLREKLEKNPSRPEIIETIRGIGYRVKI; encoded by the coding sequence ATGGCGCGAATCTTATACATAGAAGATGAAAGCGATATTGGCAGCTGGCTGAAAAATGATTTAGGGGAAAGAGGCCATGAGGTGATCTGGCTGCAGTCCGGGGAAGGGATGGAAGGGTTTCTTTCTGAAGCGGATATGGCGATTTTGGATGTGATGCTTCCCGGACTTGATGGTTTTTCGATAGGGAAGCGGATTAAGAAAGTAAAGAATGACATGCCGGTACTTATGCTTTCGGCAAGGACGGCGGTGGAGGATAAGCTGGAGGGCCTGAGCTTTGCGGATGATTATTTGACAAAGCCTTTCCAGCCGGATGAGCTTGCTGCGAGGATTGAAGTATTGTTAAGGCGATTTCAAAAGAATGATCAGGTGCTAAAGCTTCACCACCTGCAGGTACATACAAAGGATATGCGGATTATCGACCGGGAGGCAGACGGTGAAATTCAATTAACAGGCAAGCAGTATCAGCTCTTTCAGTTCTTCATTCGCCATCTGAATCAGATTCTGACAAAAGAGCAGCTTTATGAAGGTGTTTGGGGTGAACAATACATGGAGGGCGACAAAACCCTGATGGTTCATATCCGCTATCTTCGTGAAAAGCTTGAGAAGAATCCTTCACGTCCTGAGATCATTGAGACCATTCGCGGAATCGGCTACAGGGTGAAGATATGA
- a CDS encoding sensor histidine kinase, giving the protein MKKFFQSLQARYMAIILVALFLFQAAYLLVAMLAMGLQEDISGEQNQNETDPKQIEEKWHADVKALDNSSRESISSLFAEWKKTYPDASMFWVDEMGNLMGQRDVKSNLPAQWTPAYTARFIKERYGGDPFTVISFIGGDEKNGFIVLEIPRNLFLPPMVKVAEKYGIFLGAGLLLIITLFIIVSFLFFRGIRKRLLHLQEAMERRDMDSLPIGIDVQKNDEIGQLEKTFNEMVGELKESKRREQEEEQLRRELIANLSHDLRTPLTKINAHTYSIGKEDLSPEGKQAVKALETSIVNIDRLIENLMSYTLLMASKHKQELTELDAVRFVRENMASWYPVFEKEGFEVNIELEPFKKKWQADPMWLGRIFDNILQNVLRHAKEGLYLEVATVSTEECDAIVFIDHGKGLKNSSNEKGAGIGLSIVDMMVKGMKLEWDIESSDSGTVLKIIRKH; this is encoded by the coding sequence ATGAAAAAATTTTTTCAATCGCTGCAGGCGAGGTATATGGCAATTATTCTGGTTGCCTTATTTCTGTTTCAAGCTGCTTATTTACTCGTGGCTATGCTGGCTATGGGTCTTCAGGAAGACATTTCAGGGGAACAGAACCAAAATGAAACGGATCCGAAGCAGATTGAAGAAAAATGGCATGCGGATGTAAAAGCACTGGATAATAGCTCAAGAGAATCCATAAGCAGTCTATTTGCTGAATGGAAAAAGACGTATCCTGATGCTTCGATGTTTTGGGTGGATGAAATGGGAAATCTAATGGGGCAGCGGGATGTGAAGTCGAATCTGCCTGCTCAGTGGACGCCTGCCTATACAGCGAGGTTTATTAAGGAGAGGTATGGCGGAGACCCTTTTACAGTCATTAGCTTTATTGGCGGGGATGAAAAAAATGGTTTTATCGTTCTGGAAATACCTCGGAATTTGTTTCTTCCGCCGATGGTGAAGGTAGCAGAAAAATACGGAATCTTCTTAGGAGCGGGTCTGCTTTTGATCATTACCCTGTTTATCATTGTCTCCTTTTTATTTTTCCGGGGCATTCGCAAAAGGCTGCTTCATCTCCAGGAGGCAATGGAAAGACGGGATATGGACAGCCTGCCGATCGGTATTGATGTGCAAAAGAATGATGAAATTGGCCAGCTGGAGAAGACCTTTAATGAGATGGTCGGGGAGCTTAAAGAAAGCAAGCGGCGCGAACAGGAGGAAGAGCAGCTGAGGAGGGAGCTGATTGCTAATCTGTCACATGATCTGCGTACGCCTTTGACGAAAATAAATGCGCACACCTACTCAATCGGAAAGGAGGATCTTTCTCCTGAAGGGAAACAGGCTGTCAAAGCACTGGAAACCTCCATCGTCAATATTGATAGACTGATAGAAAATTTAATGAGCTACACGCTTTTAATGGCGAGCAAGCATAAGCAGGAGCTGACCGAGCTGGATGCGGTCCGGTTTGTTCGTGAAAATATGGCGTCCTGGTATCCTGTCTTTGAGAAGGAAGGCTTTGAAGTGAACATCGAGTTAGAGCCGTTTAAGAAGAAATGGCAGGCCGATCCAATGTGGCTGGGCCGTATTTTTGATAACATTCTGCAAAACGTGCTGCGGCATGCGAAGGAAGGACTTTACCTTGAAGTGGCGACAGTATCCACCGAAGAGTGTGATGCTATTGTTTTTATCGATCATGGAAAAGGGCTGAAAAACAGTTCCAATGAAAAAGGAGCGGGGATTGGCTTATCCATTGTGGATATGATGGTAAAGGGTATGAAGCTGGAGTGGGATATTGAGTCAAGTGACAGTGGTACAGTGCTTAAAATCATTAGAAAACATTAG
- a CDS encoding ABC transporter ATP-binding protein, which yields MEYIVRTENLSKHFGQEKAVSGLEMKIPKGEIYGFLGPNGAGKTTTIRMLLGLMKPTSGRIEIFQSDLKKERLNILRRVGSLVESPSYYPHLTAKENLEAMRKIVGVPKQRIDEVLEIVRLTAAGDKKVKGFSLGMKQRLGIAASLLNNPELLILDEPTNGLDPSGIIEIRNLIKSLPSECGMTVLISSHLLSEIDQMATTVGIVSKGKMIFQDSIEAMRMFAQQSILLKVSESDKAWRALLGRGMKAGLDNGIISLPQQSNENVAEAVRGLVADGFSVYRVEEERRSLEDIFLQMTREEQAG from the coding sequence ATGGAGTATATCGTAAGAACAGAGAATTTATCAAAGCATTTTGGTCAGGAGAAAGCTGTATCAGGACTGGAAATGAAAATACCCAAAGGGGAAATATACGGATTTCTGGGTCCGAATGGCGCGGGGAAAACAACGACGATCCGGATGCTTTTGGGGTTGATGAAGCCCACTTCAGGCAGAATTGAAATTTTTCAAAGTGATTTAAAGAAAGAAAGGTTAAATATATTGAGACGTGTGGGCTCGCTTGTAGAGTCACCATCCTATTATCCGCATTTAACTGCAAAAGAAAATCTGGAAGCCATGAGAAAAATAGTGGGTGTGCCGAAACAGAGAATCGATGAAGTGCTGGAAATTGTCCGGCTGACAGCTGCCGGAGATAAAAAAGTAAAGGGCTTCTCGCTTGGGATGAAACAGAGGCTTGGGATTGCTGCATCGCTGTTAAATAACCCGGAACTGCTGATTTTGGATGAGCCGACAAACGGTTTGGATCCTTCAGGAATTATTGAGATACGCAATTTAATTAAAAGCCTGCCATCGGAATGCGGAATGACCGTGCTGATCTCCAGCCATCTATTATCGGAGATTGACCAGATGGCGACAACAGTAGGCATTGTGTCAAAAGGGAAAATGATATTTCAGGATTCTATTGAAGCGATGCGCATGTTTGCGCAGCAATCTATTCTATTAAAGGTAAGCGAGAGCGATAAAGCCTGGCGTGCCCTGCTTGGAAGAGGAATGAAGGCTGGTTTGGATAATGGCATCATTTCGCTGCCCCAGCAGTCCAATGAAAATGTGGCTGAAGCTGTACGCGGACTTGTGGCAGATGGGTTTTCCGTGTATCGGGTGGAAGAAGAAAGACGGTCATTGGAAGACATATTCCTGCAAATGACAAGAGAGGAGCAGGCCGGATGA
- a CDS encoding ABC transporter permease — MMGKLLSAEFMKIKRKGIWFLTVLGPIGVVAMQMVNYGVRKEYLFRQNDDRWGYYLDNIHSFTPLAIVLGIVILTSFMSSIENETNAWKQLMALPVSKMSVYLSKFTVLSVLLLISSVLLLLFTLAFGISLDLGGEIPYAGLLKYSFYPFFAALPVLALQLWVAAVSVNQGVPITLGILGVILTYAGYALPDWLIWKWPLLLNDWEEPLINVLLGAGAGLLLYAAGMIDFVKRDVK; from the coding sequence ATGATGGGAAAATTGCTGTCAGCCGAATTTATGAAAATCAAACGGAAAGGAATCTGGTTCCTGACCGTCCTAGGTCCAATTGGGGTAGTAGCCATGCAGATGGTCAATTACGGGGTGCGCAAGGAGTATTTGTTCCGCCAGAATGATGACCGCTGGGGGTATTATCTGGACAATATCCATTCGTTCACACCGCTGGCGATTGTTCTGGGCATTGTCATCCTGACGTCATTCATGTCGAGCATTGAAAATGAAACGAATGCCTGGAAACAGCTGATGGCACTGCCGGTTTCGAAAATGAGTGTGTATTTATCAAAATTCACGGTGCTGTCAGTTCTGCTTTTGATTTCTTCTGTGCTTTTGCTGCTGTTTACGCTTGCTTTTGGAATCTCATTGGATTTGGGCGGTGAGATTCCGTATGCCGGACTGCTGAAATATAGTTTTTATCCTTTTTTTGCGGCATTGCCTGTTTTGGCGCTGCAGCTTTGGGTAGCGGCTGTGAGTGTAAACCAGGGTGTGCCAATCACTCTGGGCATTCTGGGTGTTATTTTGACCTATGCCGGCTATGCTTTACCGGATTGGCTGATCTGGAAATGGCCGCTGCTGCTGAATGACTGGGAGGAACCTCTCATCAACGTCCTGCTTGGTGCCGGAGCGGGCTTATTATTATACGCAGCAGGAATGATTGATTTTGTGAAAAGGGATGTGAAATAG
- a CDS encoding ABC transporter permease: MLTILKSEWFKLRKSNMIGILLAGPLIGIGAGIGADTTEAAGMINEWYMLLIYMNLPYAVLFLPLVTGVLASLVCRYEHQAGGWKQLLALPVTRGKVFAAKYVLILLLVLFIQLFYLAAIAGAGLYKGIADPFPAAIVWKSILGGWVAAFPLVALQLWMSVWFKSFAAPFAVNVVFTLPSILAMNSEKVGPYYPWAQPFAMMYPATDNGDIFFIPWEQLLTVIGGFFLLFYLGGYFYFQRKAV, translated from the coding sequence ATGCTTACTATTTTGAAATCGGAATGGTTTAAACTGCGCAAATCAAACATGATCGGCATCCTTCTAGCAGGGCCGCTGATTGGGATAGGTGCAGGGATTGGAGCAGATACAACAGAAGCAGCGGGGATGATTAATGAATGGTATATGCTTCTGATTTATATGAATTTGCCTTATGCGGTTCTCTTTTTGCCGTTAGTAACAGGAGTCCTGGCAAGTCTTGTCTGCAGGTATGAGCATCAGGCCGGGGGCTGGAAGCAGCTGCTGGCGCTGCCAGTCACAAGGGGGAAAGTGTTTGCGGCTAAATATGTTCTGATCCTTTTATTGGTATTGTTCATCCAGTTATTTTATTTAGCCGCTATAGCAGGAGCAGGATTATACAAAGGCATAGCTGATCCCTTTCCGGCGGCGATTGTCTGGAAGAGCATACTGGGAGGCTGGGTCGCAGCGTTTCCATTAGTCGCGCTGCAGCTGTGGATGTCCGTCTGGTTCAAAAGCTTTGCTGCACCTTTTGCGGTCAACGTCGTTTTTACGCTGCCATCCATTCTGGCGATGAATTCCGAGAAAGTGGGTCCCTATTATCCGTGGGCCCAGCCATTTGCCATGATGTACCCAGCGACAGATAATGGTGACATTTTCTTTATTCCATGGGAGCAGCTTTTGACTGTGATTGGGGGATTCTTTTTACTGTTTTATCTGGGCGGCTATTTTTATTTTCAGCGGAAGGCTGTGTAG
- a CDS encoding Yip1 family protein, protein MEQEVKTSSAKPSLLGMIWSPGEQFDRIRQNPRIWVPLILVSIIYSIGMFLMAMSMDASYLGLEGMSDAEAEMVMMFARGGVAITGIFTPVFVALISSAIYMIFTKIAGSDATFKQLFSMNVHIIVIGGFGLILNMALRAAIGGNPEIFITSLAGLMNSEKPGILGSIELFSIWQSVITAIGLQRVAGLSKGWAWGIAIAFFIIGILFALLSNTVSGMTGV, encoded by the coding sequence ATGGAACAGGAAGTAAAAACGAGCAGTGCAAAACCGAGTTTGCTAGGGATGATATGGAGTCCGGGGGAGCAGTTTGACAGGATCCGCCAGAATCCGAGGATTTGGGTGCCGCTCATATTGGTGAGTATAATTTATTCGATCGGCATGTTTTTGATGGCAATGTCGATGGATGCTTCTTATCTGGGCCTCGAAGGAATGAGTGATGCGGAAGCGGAAATGGTGATGATGTTTGCCAGAGGCGGAGTTGCCATTACAGGTATTTTCACTCCGGTATTTGTGGCGCTGATTTCAAGTGCTATCTATATGATTTTCACGAAGATTGCTGGATCTGATGCGACGTTTAAACAGCTTTTCTCTATGAATGTCCATATTATTGTGATTGGCGGTTTTGGTCTTATCCTTAACATGGCACTGAGAGCCGCGATCGGCGGAAATCCTGAAATTTTTATTACTAGTTTAGCAGGGCTGATGAATAGTGAGAAGCCGGGAATCTTAGGTTCTATTGAATTATTCAGTATTTGGCAGTCGGTTATCACGGCGATAGGCTTGCAGAGGGTGGCAGGATTATCAAAAGGCTGGGCTTGGGGCATTGCGATTGCGTTCTTCATTATTGGCATTCTGTTCGCGTTACTCAGCAATACCGTCTCAGGAATGACTGGTGTTTAA
- a CDS encoding efflux RND transporter periplasmic adaptor subunit, producing MKKKVWIAIGVTAVVLLMAGVSIYRQAFAKGPEVKTAHPVQEEIREQIMIPGTVKLVNEQKIYASPEKGEIKEFLAEEGDSVKKGEVLARFDEQALALELEKVKLQAESGYLKINQLEKQEDELGDKEKELRKQAGKKEAEKQIQPERDQLKLEKRLANLELSQVLLQKKDIEKRLEELEIKSTMDGVVLQVNKETSSDPSSAGKPVIYIGDLKATLASGLLSEFDSLKVGEGQKVTLRSDAIPDKEWKGEVSEVADMPEENQGINPAENNAPQYRVEISVKEMPLKPGFQLIMEIETDKKKALTVPANAVVTGDSSVYVFVVRDQKSYKQEVETGVASGNKIEITGGLVEKDLIITNPSDQLKDGVEVDAE from the coding sequence ATGAAAAAGAAAGTTTGGATTGCCATCGGAGTGACGGCTGTGGTGTTGCTGATGGCTGGCGTGAGCATCTACAGACAGGCGTTTGCGAAAGGGCCTGAAGTAAAGACCGCCCATCCGGTGCAGGAGGAAATAAGAGAACAAATAATGATTCCCGGAACAGTGAAGCTGGTAAATGAACAGAAGATATATGCTTCTCCCGAAAAAGGCGAAATAAAGGAGTTCCTTGCGGAAGAAGGGGATTCAGTCAAAAAAGGAGAGGTTCTGGCCAGGTTTGATGAGCAGGCTTTAGCCCTGGAACTGGAAAAAGTTAAACTCCAGGCTGAATCAGGTTATTTAAAAATCAATCAGCTTGAAAAACAGGAAGATGAGCTTGGTGATAAGGAAAAAGAGCTGCGCAAACAGGCTGGAAAAAAAGAAGCTGAAAAACAGATACAGCCTGAAAGGGATCAGCTAAAGCTGGAAAAGCGGTTGGCGAATCTGGAATTAAGCCAGGTGCTACTGCAGAAAAAGGATATTGAAAAACGCCTGGAAGAATTAGAGATTAAGAGCACGATGGATGGAGTGGTGCTTCAGGTGAACAAAGAAACGTCATCCGATCCATCATCAGCAGGAAAGCCAGTCATTTATATAGGGGATCTGAAAGCGACCTTAGCATCGGGCCTGCTTTCAGAATTCGATTCATTGAAGGTCGGTGAGGGGCAAAAAGTGACACTCCGTTCCGATGCGATTCCTGACAAGGAATGGAAAGGTGAAGTCAGTGAAGTGGCTGACATGCCTGAAGAGAACCAGGGAATAAACCCTGCGGAAAATAATGCGCCGCAGTATCGGGTGGAGATTTCGGTGAAGGAGATGCCTCTGAAACCGGGCTTTCAGCTCATAATGGAAATCGAAACGGATAAAAAGAAGGCGCTCACTGTTCCTGCTAACGCAGTAGTCACGGGTGACAGCAGTGTATATGTATTCGTGGTCAGGGATCAGAAAAGCTATAAACAGGAAGTGGAAACTGGTGTTGCTTCCGGAAATAAAATCGAGATAACAGGTGGACTTGTAGAGAAGGATTTGATCATTACGAATCCATCAGATCAGCTGAAAGACGGCGTGGAAGTGGATGCGGAATGA
- a CDS encoding ABC transporter ATP-binding protein codes for MINLRGITKSYQAGKESIEVLKGINLSIEQGDSVAIMGPSGSGKSTLMNIIGCLDLPTEGIYELDGENISHYLEAELAKVRNQSIGFVFQQFHLLPRLTAIQNVELPMIYSGLAKKERLERAEAALVKVGLSDRMEHLPNALSGGQKQRVAIARAIVNEPKIILADEPTGALDTKTSASIMELFSELNHEGSTIVMVTHEPEIAEYAHHTIMVRDGLIVNAEPSRRGAPV; via the coding sequence ATGATCAACTTAAGAGGCATAACCAAGTCCTATCAGGCGGGAAAAGAAAGCATTGAAGTATTAAAAGGAATTAACCTAAGCATTGAGCAAGGTGATTCTGTAGCCATTATGGGGCCATCCGGATCGGGCAAATCCACACTTATGAATATTATTGGATGTCTAGATCTGCCGACAGAAGGAATATATGAACTGGATGGAGAGAATATATCCCATTACTTGGAAGCAGAGCTGGCCAAGGTCAGAAATCAGTCGATCGGGTTTGTGTTTCAGCAGTTTCATCTGCTTCCGAGGCTGACGGCTATTCAAAATGTTGAGCTGCCGATGATTTATAGCGGCCTTGCCAAAAAGGAACGATTGGAACGGGCGGAAGCAGCGCTGGTTAAAGTGGGCCTGAGCGATCGGATGGAGCATCTGCCGAATGCCTTATCAGGAGGGCAGAAGCAGCGGGTTGCCATCGCCCGGGCGATTGTGAACGAGCCGAAAATCATCTTGGCGGATGAACCGACAGGTGCACTTGATACGAAAACAAGTGCCTCCATTATGGAGCTGTTCAGTGAGCTGAACCATGAAGGGTCAACGATTGTAATGGTGACACATGAACCTGAGATAGCAGAATATGCTCATCACACAATTATGGTGAGGGACGGGCTGATTGTGAACGCTGAACCTTCCCGGAGGGGGGCGCCTGTATGA
- a CDS encoding ABC transporter permease — protein MSFLENIKMALSSLKAHKMRSILTMIGIIIGVGAVIIVVAIGQGGEAMLKTQLTGPGNTVELFYQPSEEEIQANPNIFNEAPFDGEDIKALEQIPEIKRVVASSSQFSQASYGEQTAETSTTGVGPAYFELNNVDLEKGRSFTAADFLGGRRVGLVSFSIQEELFDGKSPVGEVIRIGNQPIEIIGVMEKPTGLFSFGVLEIYVPTKTWQTIYGKSDFTQVTLQAESADQLQTAGKKAASLLNKMHNTEDSYMVINMEEMAEGIGQITKVMTLIIGSIAGISLFVGGIGVMNIMLVSVTERTREIGIRKALGATRGQIMGQFLIESVTLTLIGGVLGILLGWGSASLISFFAGWPSLISWQVVTGALFFSMAIGIIFGLLPANKASRLSPIESLRYE, from the coding sequence ATGAGCTTTTTAGAAAATATCAAAATGGCGCTCAGCTCATTGAAGGCGCATAAAATGAGATCGATTTTAACCATGATCGGAATCATTATTGGTGTTGGGGCGGTCATCATTGTGGTTGCCATCGGCCAGGGCGGAGAAGCGATGCTGAAAACGCAACTGACAGGCCCGGGCAATACAGTTGAATTATTTTATCAGCCTTCTGAGGAGGAAATTCAGGCAAACCCGAACATATTTAATGAAGCTCCTTTTGACGGGGAAGATATTAAAGCACTTGAGCAGATTCCCGAGATTAAACGGGTAGTTGCATCAAGCTCACAGTTTTCACAGGCTTCATATGGAGAACAGACTGCAGAGACTTCAACAACAGGAGTTGGTCCTGCGTATTTTGAGCTGAACAATGTGGATCTGGAAAAAGGGCGATCCTTCACGGCTGCCGATTTCCTTGGCGGACGCAGGGTGGGACTTGTCAGCTTTTCCATTCAGGAGGAGCTCTTTGACGGAAAGTCGCCGGTTGGCGAAGTGATCCGGATTGGGAACCAGCCGATTGAGATTATTGGCGTCATGGAAAAGCCGACAGGACTCTTTTCATTCGGTGTTCTGGAGATCTATGTGCCTACGAAAACATGGCAGACTATTTATGGGAAGAGTGACTTTACCCAGGTGACGCTTCAGGCAGAATCCGCTGATCAGCTTCAGACGGCTGGAAAGAAGGCTGCCAGCTTACTTAACAAGATGCATAATACAGAAGATTCTTATATGGTCATCAACATGGAAGAAATGGCAGAAGGAATCGGCCAGATTACAAAGGTCATGACGTTAATCATCGGCAGTATCGCCGGCATCTCGCTGTTTGTCGGCGGAATTGGCGTCATGAATATCATGCTCGTATCTGTAACGGAACGAACGAGGGAAATCGGTATCCGTAAAGCACTCGGAGCGACCAGGGGACAAATTATGGGGCAGTTTTTAATTGAATCTGTCACCCTGACCTTGATCGGCGGAGTGCTGGGGATCCTGCTGGGCTGGGGTTCAGCATCTCTCATTTCATTCTTTGCGGGCTGGCCATCGCTCATTTCCTGGCAGGTCGTCACCGGAGCCCTATTCTTTTCAATGGCGATCGGCATCATCTTCGGTCTGCTGCCGGCGAATAAAGCCTCTAGGCTGAGTCCGATTGAATCTTTGCGGTATGAGTGA
- a CDS encoding EAL domain-containing protein: MSCNACMVEDLRFEVKADGEQNCRMFSSVAEHLERKGVLVEAESDRFILKEDGMRDFLDFCRDHMEAEYISFRAGDEVWRPIAEAAEILDSQWIDEVIANGLVTCHAQPILNGEEEVFAYEMLARFYRDDGSVIFPGEIFGAARKRGRLYALDRLCRMTAVRFASFIDKKAFINFIPTSIYSPEFCLKSTVQLANRLGVDPNRLVFEVVETDKVEDTDHLKRILAYYREKGFCYALDDVGAGFSTVELLSELQPHYMKLDMKYVQGVSTDPEKQKTAEAILQQAFKMGSVPLAEGIETREDFEWLRDRGYQLFQGYLCGKPAPIAKKDKVSVK, encoded by the coding sequence ATGAGCTGTAATGCTTGTATGGTAGAGGATTTGCGCTTTGAGGTAAAGGCAGATGGTGAACAGAATTGCCGAATGTTTTCAAGTGTTGCTGAGCATTTGGAGCGAAAAGGTGTTTTGGTGGAAGCTGAATCAGACCGGTTCATTCTGAAGGAAGACGGCATGCGGGATTTTCTTGATTTTTGCAGGGACCATATGGAAGCTGAATATATCAGCTTCAGGGCGGGTGATGAAGTCTGGCGCCCCATTGCGGAGGCTGCTGAGATCCTGGATAGCCAGTGGATTGATGAAGTGATTGCCAATGGGCTGGTTACCTGTCATGCACAGCCGATTCTCAATGGAGAGGAAGAAGTGTTCGCCTATGAAATGCTGGCGAGATTTTACCGGGATGATGGGTCGGTGATTTTTCCGGGAGAAATATTTGGTGCAGCCAGAAAGCGCGGGAGGTTGTATGCGCTCGATCGATTGTGCAGGATGACGGCGGTCAGGTTTGCTTCGTTTATCGATAAAAAGGCGTTTATCAATTTTATTCCTACAAGCATTTACTCACCGGAGTTCTGCTTGAAATCAACGGTACAGCTTGCGAACCGCTTAGGTGTGGATCCAAATCGGCTCGTATTTGAGGTAGTGGAAACAGATAAAGTGGAGGATACGGATCATTTGAAAAGAATTCTCGCTTATTATAGGGAAAAAGGATTCTGCTATGCACTTGATGATGTGGGCGCCGGGTTCAGCACGGTCGAGTTATTGAGCGAGCTTCAGCCCCATTATATGAAGCTGGATATGAAATATGTTCAGGGCGTGTCAACAGATCCAGAAAAACAGAAAACAGCGGAAGCTATTTTACAGCAGGCATTTAAGATGGGGTCCGTCCCGCTTGCTGAAGGGATTGAAACCCGGGAAGACTTTGAGTGGCTCCGGGACAGAGGATATCAGCTGTTTCAGGGGTATTTGTGTGGAAAACCTGCGCCGATAGCAAAAAAAGATAAGGTATCAGTAAAGTAA
- a CDS encoding general stress protein has product MALVKEFSTINEAVQAANSLHGRGVAENEVFVLAHDDSITDTVADHSEAKKIGVDETGMGTAFKNMFQSQGDELRTKMEEIGLSQAEAETYEKTLDEGKILLICKDDNQSSFLGY; this is encoded by the coding sequence ATGGCATTAGTAAAAGAGTTTAGTACAATTAATGAAGCTGTTCAAGCAGCCAATTCATTGCATGGCAGAGGTGTCGCAGAAAATGAAGTGTTCGTTCTTGCACATGATGATAGCATAACTGATACGGTAGCCGACCACTCTGAAGCTAAAAAAATTGGCGTGGATGAAACTGGGATGGGTACAGCTTTCAAAAATATGTTCCAAAGCCAGGGAGATGAACTTCGTACTAAAATGGAGGAAATTGGACTATCTCAAGCTGAGGCAGAAACATATGAAAAAACGCTTGATGAAGGCAAAATTCTGCTGATTTGCAAAGATGATAACCAAAGCAGCTTCTTAGGATACTAA
- a CDS encoding GNAT family N-acetyltransferase, with protein MDIKTKRLTVRKFKSEDWQAVYEYTSNPEVMKYIPGGIFTEEAAKEFIRKNSEKAEHFPVFLKNERVLVGHVAFHKYFGDHTFEIGWVFNPEFYNKGYASEAAYAVLKYGFEELGVHRIIATCQPENPPSYRVMEKIGMKREGFFKKCIPHGDEWWDEYYYAILKEEWNSDK; from the coding sequence ATGGACATTAAAACAAAGAGATTAACCGTAAGAAAGTTCAAGTCAGAAGACTGGCAGGCAGTTTATGAGTACACATCAAATCCAGAAGTAATGAAATACATTCCAGGTGGTATTTTTACAGAAGAAGCTGCTAAAGAGTTTATCCGTAAGAATTCCGAAAAAGCTGAGCATTTTCCCGTTTTTCTGAAAAATGAACGGGTACTGGTTGGCCATGTTGCTTTTCATAAGTATTTTGGCGATCATACTTTTGAAATTGGCTGGGTATTTAATCCCGAGTTTTATAATAAAGGCTACGCATCAGAAGCAGCATATGCAGTGCTGAAATATGGCTTTGAAGAACTTGGCGTTCACCGGATTATTGCAACCTGCCAGCCAGAGAACCCGCCGTCTTACCGGGTGATGGAGAAAATCGGCATGAAGCGGGAAGGCTTTTTCAAAAAGTGCATTCCACATGGGGATGAGTGGTGGGATGAATATTATTATGCGATTTTGAAGGAAGAATGGAATTCAGATAAATAA
- a CDS encoding DUF1540 domain-containing protein — MAKDVLCEVNNCTYWEQGNKCAAEAIYVVSHKGKHASNSKETDCKTFEPTM, encoded by the coding sequence ATGGCTAAAGATGTTCTTTGTGAAGTAAATAACTGCACTTATTGGGAACAGGGAAATAAGTGCGCTGCAGAAGCTATTTATGTTGTCAGCCATAAAGGCAAGCACGCTTCCAACAGCAAAGAAACAGACTGTAAAACGTTTGAGCCGACAATGTAA
- a CDS encoding GNAT family N-acetyltransferase, protein MNTGKVKIEEVTADNWYDCCLLELSEEQRAYMEPNAVSIAQSKFETALRPYVIYLEDEAVGFLMFNTCLEELDAYWIYRIMVDKEHQGRGIGKKATELMIAEMSKLPNAKKLAVGYHPQNLGAHHLYASLGFADHGHRFGKEMAVVKDLD, encoded by the coding sequence ATGAATACTGGCAAAGTGAAAATTGAAGAAGTAACAGCAGACAATTGGTATGATTGCTGTTTATTGGAGCTTTCAGAGGAACAAAGAGCTTATATGGAGCCTAATGCTGTTTCCATTGCGCAATCTAAATTTGAAACAGCGCTTAGACCGTATGTGATTTACTTGGAAGATGAAGCTGTCGGCTTCTTAATGTTTAATACATGTTTAGAAGAATTGGATGCGTACTGGATTTACCGCATTATGGTTGATAAGGAACACCAAGGCAGGGGAATAGGCAAAAAAGCGACAGAACTGATGATTGCTGAGATGTCGAAACTGCCGAATGCTAAAAAACTTGCAGTAGGCTACCATCCGCAGAATCTTGGGGCACACCATCTTTATGCAAGTTTGGGATTTGCAGATCATGGCCACCGATTTGGGAAGGAAATGGCGGTTGTGAAAGATTTAGACTGA